The genome window GGCTTGACCATATTACTAAAAACCCAACTGAGGTTGGGTTTTTCCTAAGATTTAAGTGAAATGTTTGGACAACGCTGGTTTACGAACCTATGTGAAGATAAGGTCAATCCGAGAACTTACTCGGACGCCTTCGCTACTCGTAAGTTCTAAGTTTCGCAGTCGCAGTAGCCCCGCTACTGCTTGGTGCGATCCTATGGCGTTGACCAAATGCAATCTTTGATAGATCAAGATGCGCCTCTGACACATTCGATGAGAATCGGAAGTGTTGGAAAAAGAACAAATGATTTGGTTATATAATGTTGGATTGGATCCAAAACAGGTAGGAAGCTCCCCAGCACCATTTTTATGGTTAAGCGAGGGAGCTTTTTTTATGAACGAATGAAAAATGGTGCTGGGGAGCTTTTTTTGTGTACGAATGAAAAATGGTGCTGGATGCTGGGAACGCCCAAAGATCTCTAATGATCACGAATTGCTTGATTCAATTCAAATATTAGATTATCCAGATTTAAAATTGCTGATCTCTGCCATTGAAAAATTCCATCCGAGCGTATTTTGCAGTAATCTTGATCTTGGAATTTATTCAATTGAGTGAGGAATTTTTTTTGAGCTTGAATCGGAAATTCATTGATAAAAGAATTCATATCAATGGGTTTGAATATTCTAAATAGTGACAATAGTAACTCGGGAATCGGATCGGACTCCTCCCAATTGCTTTTGCCAGGATGCTTTGTATATGCTTCTAAGTTCCTTGGATTAGAATATCTTTTGCTATTTATAAATCCATGTGCACCTGGTCCTATTGCTAGATATTTTTCCATGGTCCAGTATTTTAAATTGTGTCGCGACTCGAAACCAAGTTTGCAGTAATTAGAAACTTCATACCATTTGTATCCCAAATCTTGCATTTTTCCAGGTAGAGTTTCAAGAAGCTTGATCTGCAAATCTTCATTAGGTGGTAGCTTTACTCTATCTTTGACTTGTCTTGAGTATTCTGTTCCTTTTTCTAATGTCAAGGAATACAGGCTTAGATGATTAGGTTTGTATTGCAGGAGGAATTCTAAATCCGAGTAGAATTCTTCTTCGGTTTGGTTTGGAAATCCATAAATGAGATCGAATCCATAATTTTCAATTTTGGAATTTGCAAGAAGTAAAGGAGCTATCTTGTATTGTTCGCTATCATAGTATCTTCCAACCAATTCCAAGTATTGAGGGTTTTGAGTTTGGTAACCCATATTCACCCGATTGATTCCAATCTGATTCCAATCGTTCAGTATGGATTCAGTTATATCTTCAGGATTGGATTCGATGCTCATTTCAATATCATCTTCAAATTGAAATTGACTGCGTAGAAAATGAATCAATTCATTCAATAAATTGTTGTCCATTCGCGATGGAGTTCCTCCACCAAAAAACAGACTATCCACTTTTAAGCTTTGGATCTCAGGAAAAGATTCAATTCTATTTAAAATTTCTGTTTTATAGGAAGAAAAAATATTTTTCTCTTCCAATTTTTTGGATATTCCATTCCCAATAGAATAGAAATCACAATAAGAACATTTTTGAATGCAGAAAGGAAAATGAACATAGATTCCTAAATAGCCTTCACGTTTCTTAATTGCAGTTTGATTACCAAGTATGTTAAGCACTGTATATTCAATTTTACCAACGATTCTCATTATACAACAATTGTTTTTTGCTCATTCAATCCATGCCGATAGTAAGAAAAAAATTGGTTTTAA of Leptospira sp. GIMC2001 contains these proteins:
- the hemW gene encoding radical SAM family heme chaperone HemW → MLNILGNQTAIKKREGYLGIYVHFPFCIQKCSYCDFYSIGNGISKKLEEKNIFSSYKTEILNRIESFPEIQSLKVDSLFFGGGTPSRMDNNLLNELIHFLRSQFQFEDDIEMSIESNPEDITESILNDWNQIGINRVNMGYQTQNPQYLELVGRYYDSEQYKIAPLLLANSKIENYGFDLIYGFPNQTEEEFYSDLEFLLQYKPNHLSLYSLTLEKGTEYSRQVKDRVKLPPNEDLQIKLLETLPGKMQDLGYKWYEVSNYCKLGFESRHNLKYWTMEKYLAIGPGAHGFINSKRYSNPRNLEAYTKHPGKSNWEESDPIPELLLSLFRIFKPIDMNSFINEFPIQAQKKFLTQLNKFQDQDYCKIRSDGIFQWQRSAILNLDNLIFELNQAIRDH